The following are encoded together in the Pleurocapsa minor HA4230-MV1 genome:
- a CDS encoding TMEM14 family protein — protein sequence MFTPELIATVFYGLLSIGGGVMGYTKSQSKVSLISGGVSGLLLLILAGIMNAGNQWAVIASAIIISLLIVVFIIRWFKTKKFMPPVPMIFFGVVSLILILS from the coding sequence ATGTTTACACCAGAATTAATAGCTACAGTATTCTATGGACTTCTCAGTATAGGAGGAGGAGTTATGGGCTATACCAAGAGTCAGAGTAAAGTATCTCTAATTTCTGGTGGAGTTAGCGGTTTACTGCTGTTGATTTTAGCTGGCATCATGAATGCAGGTAATCAATGGGCTGTAATTGCTTCTGCTATCATCATCTCTCTTTTGATTGTGGTGTTCATCATCAGATGGTTTAAAACTAAAAAGTTCATGCCTCCAGTACCGATGATCTTTTTTGGTGTTGTCTCACTTATTCTTATCTTGAGTTGA